The Anabaena sp. WA102 genome contains a region encoding:
- a CDS encoding transposase — protein sequence MRLKNFPEVVKTILKPLPKKDYPVLDTFSFVSVWLQYVMDKSIVSMRDLFQRLNNQGIDLKISNFSKASKKRDTQVFLEIITELNNQLRKKKGKEETQALFPIDSTIITLTSKLLWSQGYHQVKLFCGLDSLTSEVGGMVIHFGQGHDHKYGQETVEAIPSKGVGIMDRGFASSERISELKQQKNKAFVLRIKNNVTLEMLENGNCKVGKDEREVEIRVVAFCDIETKSEFRLATNLLNEGEEQVSNQEIMEIYIQRWQIELLWKFLKMHLKLDRLMTKNENGIRIQIMCCLIAYLILQLIEIPQEFGKTLLDKLRYLQSYMCQEISYVHWFRKLIWIR from the coding sequence ATGCGCTTAAAGAATTTCCCAGAAGTGGTCAAAACAATATTGAAACCATTGCCCAAAAAAGATTATCCAGTTCTGGACACATTTTCATTTGTATCAGTGTGGTTACAGTATGTCATGGATAAAAGTATAGTGAGTATGAGAGATTTATTTCAAAGACTAAATAATCAAGGGATAGATTTAAAAATATCAAATTTTTCCAAGGCAAGTAAAAAGAGAGATACTCAAGTATTTTTGGAGATAATAACTGAATTAAACAATCAACTGAGAAAGAAAAAAGGAAAGGAAGAAACCCAAGCATTATTTCCTATAGATTCAACAATTATTACATTAACAAGTAAATTATTATGGAGTCAAGGATATCATCAAGTAAAACTATTTTGTGGGTTAGATAGTTTGACATCAGAAGTTGGTGGAATGGTGATTCATTTTGGGCAAGGACATGACCATAAATATGGACAAGAAACAGTAGAAGCAATTCCGTCAAAAGGAGTAGGGATAATGGATAGAGGATTTGCATCCTCCGAAAGAATATCTGAATTAAAACAACAAAAAAATAAAGCTTTTGTCTTAAGAATTAAAAATAATGTCACTTTAGAAATGCTAGAAAATGGTAATTGTAAAGTTGGCAAAGATGAAAGAGAAGTGGAAATTAGAGTAGTAGCATTTTGTGATATAGAAACTAAGAGTGAATTTCGTTTAGCAACAAACTTATTAAATGAAGGAGAAGAGCAAGTTAGTAATCAAGAGATTATGGAAATTTACATACAAAGATGGCAAATTGAATTGTTATGGAAATTCTTAAAAATGCACCTCAAGTTAGACAGACTTATGACAAAGAATGAGAATGGAATTAGAATTCAGATAATGTGCTGTTTAATCGCTTATTTGATATTGCAACTAATAGAAATACCGCAAGAATTTGGCAAAACTTTATTAGATAAACTCCGTTATCTTCAGTCCTATATGTGTCAGGAAATAAGTTATGTTCATTGGTTTAGAAAACTTATTTGGATAAGATGA
- a CDS encoding helix-turn-helix domain-containing protein, whose product MDTLNKAFQLYLQGYSLRNLSKRFNIPKSTLSYQFKKAFGLDYTNLRNSYGAIQVIKEYIHNPDISTKDKHDIKRWLSNNLSTILESETANIKTPLYSDRYLDRLTFKECSHRSKDWKQLFEVILKA is encoded by the coding sequence ATGGACACACTTAATAAAGCCTTCCAACTCTATTTACAAGGATACTCTCTGAGAAATTTATCTAAAAGATTTAATATACCTAAATCTACTTTATCTTATCAGTTTAAAAAGGCTTTTGGTTTAGACTACACCAATTTGAGAAATAGTTATGGGGCGATACAAGTAATCAAAGAATATATCCATAACCCTGATATTTCTACTAAGGATAAGCATGATATTAAAAGGTGGTTGAGTAATAATCTTTCTACTATTTTGGAATCTGAGACTGCTAATATTAAAACCCCACTCTATTCTGATAGATACTTAGATAGATTAACCTTTAAAGAATGTTCTCACCGTAGTAAAGATTGGAAGCAATTGTTTGAAGTTATCCTCAAGGCTTAA
- a CDS encoding tyrosine-type recombinase/integrase: MKIGIETLEGRLRLRFPRALFAGNQKYLSLNLADSVENRLVAEMKARQIELDIIAGYFDPTLAKYKPDYQAAKKEKTSTLLDLWCEYVQFKSNQVEQSTVIRDYSLIEKRIKALPTGDIKDAILIRNHLLSNYSAETAKRTLKQLNACCNWAITSKLIEINPFKDLAKTIKTKRKNNTILTFSQEEIAIIIDAFASNKYCPKYSPLAHSYYTNYVRLLFCTGCRPEEAVALKWKHISSTHITFAEAVPSDVRIRKDTKTHQIRLFPINSQLRELLNDIGYEEAEKLLFYNRNGRELNTHNFLNRVWKPVLTNLVNDKLIRYYLPQYNCRHTFITLCLEAGISVKQVADMVGNSPEVIYKHYSGVIKQLEVPEIFYK; this comes from the coding sequence GTGAAAATTGGAATTGAAACCCTTGAAGGTCGTCTTAGATTAAGATTTCCTAGAGCTTTGTTTGCTGGTAATCAGAAATACTTGTCTTTGAATCTAGCTGACAGTGTTGAGAATAGACTTGTTGCAGAGATGAAAGCAAGGCAGATAGAGCTAGATATCATAGCTGGCTATTTTGACCCTACTCTGGCTAAATACAAACCTGACTATCAGGCTGCTAAAAAGGAAAAAACATCCACTTTACTAGACTTATGGTGTGAGTATGTTCAGTTTAAGAGTAATCAAGTGGAACAGTCTACTGTTATCAGGGATTACTCACTAATAGAGAAAAGAATTAAAGCACTACCTACTGGCGACATTAAAGATGCAATCCTCATTAGGAATCATTTACTAAGTAATTATTCTGCTGAAACAGCCAAGCGTACCCTTAAACAGCTTAATGCTTGCTGTAATTGGGCTATTACATCTAAGCTAATAGAAATCAATCCCTTCAAAGATTTAGCTAAAACTATTAAAACCAAAAGGAAAAATAATACTATTCTTACTTTTAGTCAAGAAGAGATAGCTATTATTATTGATGCTTTTGCTAGTAATAAGTATTGCCCTAAATACTCTCCCTTGGCACATTCTTACTACACTAATTATGTCAGGCTTTTATTTTGTACTGGGTGCAGACCTGAAGAAGCTGTAGCCTTGAAATGGAAACATATTAGTTCAACACATATCACATTTGCTGAGGCTGTACCTTCTGATGTCAGGATAAGGAAAGACACAAAAACTCACCAAATTAGATTGTTTCCTATCAATAGTCAACTGAGAGAACTTTTGAATGATATTGGGTATGAAGAAGCTGAGAAATTACTTTTCTATAATCGCAATGGTAGAGAGCTAAATACTCATAACTTTCTCAATAGAGTATGGAAACCAGTATTAACTAATTTAGTCAATGATAAGTTGATTAGATATTATTTACCTCAATATAACTGTCGTCACACTTTTATCACTCTATGTTTGGAGGCAGGTATTAGTGTTAAACAAGTTGCTGATATGGTGGGTAATTCTCCTGAAGTAATCTACAAGCATTATTCAGGAGTAATCAAACAACTTGAAGTTCCAGAAATATTTTACAAATAA
- a CDS encoding zinc ribbon domain-containing protein, translating to MNNYPYCAEVVKKEAKVCKHCGNQLN from the coding sequence ATAAATAATTATCCTTACTGTGCAGAAGTTGTAAAGAAAGAAGCTAAAGTTTGTAAGCATTGTGGTAATCAATTGAATTAA
- a CDS encoding CFI-box-CTERM domain-containing protein, translating into MEEKAPLLNFTCDLKTVDKYSIALVEAFQKEYRKYLNKISHEDIIKFQSFNFLNQQYFDRTDIFSQDAINNCTAVEFFLRFANNLSQNYHESALKGYSIEQRFTEMTQYTTSLLSQSQTGKFKAEKYLSSTTFGIYEKREERELRYYYWIASLETKLLVEVILIIKKVKGEVDSPPTQVNTQNSYSQPNSSSDCFVVTATFGTPYAKEVIKYRHFRDKYLSQYLLGRIFIDLYSFWGPKLAAIVKKNPRLKLAMAKVLGAASQMLPEVKDYKLK; encoded by the coding sequence ATGGAAGAAAAAGCTCCTTTATTAAATTTTACCTGTGATCTTAAAACAGTTGACAAATACTCAATTGCACTAGTGGAGGCTTTCCAAAAAGAATATCGCAAATATCTGAATAAAATAAGTCATGAAGATATAATTAAATTTCAATCTTTTAATTTTTTAAATCAACAATATTTTGACAGAACTGATATTTTTAGTCAGGATGCTATAAATAACTGTACTGCTGTAGAATTTTTTTTACGTTTTGCTAACAATCTCAGTCAAAATTATCATGAGTCTGCATTAAAAGGTTACTCTATTGAGCAGAGATTTACTGAGATGACTCAATATACAACTTCTTTATTATCCCAATCTCAAACAGGTAAATTTAAGGCTGAGAAGTACCTTAGTTCAACAACTTTTGGAATATATGAAAAGAGAGAAGAACGAGAATTAAGATATTATTATTGGATCGCTAGTTTAGAAACAAAACTTCTTGTTGAAGTTATCTTAATAATTAAAAAAGTTAAGGGTGAAGTTGATTCACCTCCCACTCAAGTAAATACACAAAATAGTTATTCACAACCAAACTCCTCCAGTGATTGCTTTGTGGTAACAGCTACTTTTGGTACACCTTATGCTAAAGAAGTTATTAAGTACCGCCACTTCAGAGATAAATATTTATCCCAATATTTATTAGGGCGTATTTTTATAGATTTATATAGTTTTTGGGGACCTAAATTAGCAGCAATAGTCAAGAAAAATCCAAGACTGAAGCTTGCTATGGCAAAAGTATTAGGTGCTGCCTCTCAGATGTTACCTGAAGTTAAAGATTATAAGTTGAAGTAA